The following nucleotide sequence is from Nitrospira sp..
AGACACGATGCGGGCGGCGCGCGCGCACTTCATCACGGAGGAGCGGGATCTCTTCCCACACCTCGAAACGCTGGCCGTCTAGCGCGCACCATGGAGTTCTTCACTTCAACGCCCCTGGTAAAAGGGAGAAGGAGCCTCACCCCATGCGGAGCACCCCCATACGATTCGCAGTGGTCGGCCTTGGACATATTGCCCAGGTTGCGGTCCTGCCCGCATTCGCCCATGCCAAGTCCAACGCACGCCTCGCTGCGCTCGTCTCGGACGACGCGGTCAAACGTCGCGTACTCGGCAAGAGCTACGGCACCCCACACACCTATGCCTATCGCGAGTACGACGCCTGCTTGCGCAGCGGCGAGATCGACGCCGTGTATATCGCCCTGCCCAACAATCTGCACCGCGACTTCGCCCTAAGGGCCGCAAGGGCCGGCATCCATATCCTTTGTGAAAAGCCCTTGGCAGTGACCGCCGCCGATTGCCGCGCGATGGCGCGGGCCGCCGACCGTCACGGCGTCAAGCTCATGGTGGCCTATCGACTCCACTTCGAGACCTGCAACCTGCGCACGATCGCCCTGGCCCAGTCCGGGCAGCTGGGAGACCTGCGTCTGTTTCACTCGGTCTTTACGCAGCAAGTGCGTCCAGGCGATATCCGCTTGAAGCATCAGCTCGGCGGAGGCCCGCTCTACGACATCGGGATCTATTGCATCAACGCCGCGCGGTATCTGTTCCGCGACGAACCGATCGAGGTGTCGGCCTTTCTGGGCAAGGGCGACCGCCGATTCCAAACGGTGGAAGAATCGGCATCCGTCCTCATGCGTTTTCCGCAAGATCGATTGGCCACCTTCAGCTGCAGCTTCGGCGCGACGGACGAAACCATGTACGAGATCATCGGCACGAAGGGTCGCGTCCGCGTGGAGCCGGCCTACGAATATGTCGGAGGGTTGAACGCCGCCATCACGATCGAGGGGACGACGAAGCGTCAGACCTTCCAAGCCGGGGATCAATTCGCGCCGCAACTGATCCACTTTGCCTCCTGCATTCGGCAGAACCGCGAACCGGAACCGAACGGCCTGG
It contains:
- a CDS encoding Gfo/Idh/MocA family oxidoreductase, with the translated sequence MRSTPIRFAVVGLGHIAQVAVLPAFAHAKSNARLAALVSDDAVKRRVLGKSYGTPHTYAYREYDACLRSGEIDAVYIALPNNLHRDFALRAARAGIHILCEKPLAVTAADCRAMARAADRHGVKLMVAYRLHFETCNLRTIALAQSGQLGDLRLFHSVFTQQVRPGDIRLKHQLGGGPLYDIGIYCINAARYLFRDEPIEVSAFLGKGDRRFQTVEESASVLMRFPQDRLATFSCSFGATDETMYEIIGTKGRVRVEPAYEYVGGLNAAITIEGTTKRQTFQAGDQFAPQLIHFASCIRQNREPEPNGLEGLIDVQIIEALHRSALQRQPITLRLPTKRIRPDIRLAMHYPPVPKPKEVHTKSPTL